Genomic segment of Jaculus jaculus isolate mJacJac1 chromosome 6, mJacJac1.mat.Y.cur, whole genome shotgun sequence:
AATATAAGGActaccttccctcctcccctaaaAGCAAGTTAGCCTGCATAACATGAGAGACTGTCCAGAGACCAGGAATGGCATACCCAGATATCTTCCCCCCACCAAAAGCTGTAGCTCTCTTCTCTCGTTCTCATTTTCTGCCTAGGATGTTGTAGAGTTTTAGGGCAAAGGAGATCAGAGAACTTATATAGTAAACCCAACTGGTTCCTTTCAACATGAGGAAACTGCACCCCGAGAGACATGTGATTCATCTGAAGTCACAGTACCTTGTGGCCAAGCTGAGTGGAGAATACaaatattctctccccctcccacggCTTTTTCCACTAAGACACAGCCTTCCACTTACAGTGGGAGACTTCATCACACAAACAGGGGCCATGAGAGCGCTGTTCCTCACTACTCCCCTCTACTATTTCCCCTGCTTCTTGCTCAGTGAATTCATCTATCACATGtacaattgtttttgtttttgtttggtttttcgaggtagggtctcactctagcccaggctgacctggaattcactatggagtctcagggtggccttgaactcacggtgatcctcctacctctgcctcccgagtgctgggattaaaggcgtgcaccaccacgcccggctgcatgtgcaattgtttTAATTCCTGTGTATTTTCAAATGACAAAATGCAATGAGTCCCATACTAACTTGACAAAGCCACCCCAAACAAACATGAAGTTATTAAGGAAGAGCCTTAGCCAGGGGTCCATCTCATAGGTTTAGCAACTGCACAGTAatcaatttctatttttttgagaacTAAATGCTCCATAGGTGAGGGGAACTCCAtaatgagaagaaagaaatagcTGAGATATCCTCACCGAAATTTGAGTAATATTTAGGAAGTCCCACAGTTTGTCAACGCTATTGTTGAAGAACTTCACAACTAGATCTTCCTTGATGGCATCTATGCTCGCCTGGATATGTTTATCTTTCACAGTGTCAAAGAGTTTGAAGTAGAAGGAGACAATCTGGCTCTGGATGATTTTGTCCTTCTCCTTGGGAGAAAAGCACAAACAGAAGATCATGTGAACTTATCCATtatgaaataaacaaaaggaaaatcagCCAAATGGGAATGCTCAGCCTACCTCTTGCCACTTCTTAGAGATGTTTAAGAAGAGAATCTCTCCATTCGCTACATCTGACTTACTggcattctgaaaaaaaaaaaaaagaaacattgattTATAATCAGTCCATCaattacacatatgtatatatcaagTTTCATTGAGTCCAGATGCTGATAATGGTCATTGATTTATTTCAGTCTTCCATTTACTTCCCAAAAGATTTTATATTAAATTGAGCTAAAGACCATTACACTCTTAGTTCCCTTACTTACTACCATAATCATGAAATTGCAATGTCACAAGTAAACTCAACAAAGCTGATAAAAGTTCAGGTGTCCCAAATAACTATTATGGAAGTCTTtccaaaccaagaaaaaaaatcagcagtgATCCCACTGTAATATACTGCCCTCCTACTGTCCAGGCTTCTATTACAATTACCTATGGCCTCCTATAGGGTCTCATTAATTCAGCTTTAGAAGATAGCTCCAAATACATGTATGAGAGAGTTTGATTTATACCATGAGAGTATGACCAATTGTGAATGCTTGAATATGATTATTATAGCTATaattataactatatatatattggaaattttttaaataaaaactattatcaTTAGTcatcaataaaatacaaaaagaaattcaCACAAAAATGTAATGTTAAGCCAGAATCATAACTCCTACAAAACTCAGAGTGAATATCTTCAGAAATAATTCACAGattttgaaattactttttagagaaaaaataagtgaaaatattaagACAAAACTTCAAGAACTTCGCCTTCTTTTACTTTAAACGTTAAATTATTTCCTATTACTATTTTTAATGATACTTTTCTCTTAATATTACTTTCCTAGAAGTCAGAAAACTCAGAAACTAATGGCCAATCTCTCTTTTGATATAAATAGTATTTAATTTAAGATGACTAAGTAGATTCCATCATAAAGTGATATCATTATACTTTATACCTATTTTATACCCATCTGTTAGGAGATTCTTGAAAGTCCCCTATGTTTCTACAGTAAACTGAGTAGAGGGATAAGCTAATGCGAAGATTATTTAGTCAAGAAATAGCCCACTAACACCACATCTTCTCAAAATGACTGTGGGCTAGAGCTCATCATAGACAAGTTCACATTCAACCATATTCAACCACAAGCAAGTATTAATAAAAGGTCATACTTAcaaaatattcctttagcttgtctAGTTCTGCAATGAATGTAGCCTGGCAGTACCAGCTACAAGAACCCAAAATGATGCAGACCTGGAAAGCCAAGATATAACCTGTAGACTTCATGGTCTTAGAGAGCTAGGCCAAAGGAGTTGGAATCAGTGGCTCCTATGTTACGTTAACCAGGTCCAGAGGACTTAGTTAACCTCTCTTCTAATAGCGGATCTGGTGATGATCTGAGCAGTGTGCTGTGTCTCCTTTGGCTATGGATATTTATACCTAATTGAAGGCTCCTCATGATTACGTATTTTCACAAGTTTTTTTTAAGATGAGATGGTGACAGATAGGCAGGGATGCTAGTTAGTTTGTATTAATAACTATGGTTTTGTGGCATTTGGTTTTGTAGTTAAGAGTTTCCTTTCAACTTCTTGGGCCCTTTGACTATGAGACAGACCCATTGTGCCCACCTGTGCTATTCTTGTGGGATTCTATGAAAGCACTTTTGATTCACATCACTTAGGGGCTGGAAATTTTTTCTGCATCTTCCCTGTTGCCCTTGTAAAGCGTTAATTCCTCACGCAGAGAGCACACTGATCATTTGTTTGTGGTTGGAAGCAACTGCAAAAAGGAAATTCTACGGCTTCGCAAACCCTTGCAAAGGGGAAGCCTTTTATAAAATTTCTTGCAAACAACCAGAAAGCAAGGAAAGAATATGGTTACAAAAACAATGTGGAAAGGAAGTCCTTCACCAGGGCTGATTAgtaaaatatctatttttctttaataaaaaatagtaaaatatatgtCACAAGTTTAAATTTTCTCTAGGTCATTGgcccaggaaaaataaaatgcaaccatatgcacaaaattaTCAAGTAGCCCCAAtaattaaagtaaaaagaaatatgtaagaATAATTTGTCAAATACCATATTCAAACCAACTTATCTAGTGTATACAAATGATATATATACAAATGATAATTTTGTGTAAGTATACTCTCTTTCTGCAATATTATATCCTTAAAATCTGATATATATCTTATACATGCATAATATCATAATTTGGAATAATCATATTTCAAATGCTCAACAGCCACACATGGCTAGGGGTTACCACATTGAACAGTACAGTCTAAACAAGCAATTGTTCAAGATAATCATTAACAATTTAGaaattggggctgcagagatgcacagtgggtaaagtgcttgccatgcaagtatgaagATCTAAGTTTaaatacccagcacccacatatgagctgggcatggtgacatgggcctctaatcccagtgatGGGAAGGTGAAAACAAGAGTCTCCCCAGAGCTTGCTGGATggctagtgttgcagtccggttcgcattgctggtagaaatcacccaaccaagagcagcttctgggaaaaagaggtttatttggcttacaggctcgaggggaagctccacgatggcaggggaaaacgatggcatgagcagagggtggacatcaccccctggccaacagaagatggaccacagcaacaggagggtgtgccaaacactggcatggggaaactggctataaagcccataagcccacccccaacaatacactccctccaggaggcattaattcccaaatatccatcagctgggaacctagcattcagaacacctaagtttatgggggacacctgaatcaaaccaccacattccgcccctggcccccataaactgatagccatacatgatgtaaaatacaatgctttcagtctgactttaaaagtccccatagtttttatcaatctcaatgatgttcatacatccccatagttcaagatcttttaactgagccataataccaaaatataacctcaaaaaacccagaatggcacagaataaatattcacactgcaatagatggcattgggcatagcaaagaaacattcaaccaatacaagatttaaaacaaccagggcaaacatcaaactctgtagcttcaagtccagcaactcaaaccagtgacaaatcttcaagtccgataatgctaaccagcaacaagtctctggcattccaattccacccctccagctaggctactcacagtcctgggaaacttcatcggggccggcagctcctcggcagccatctcatggtcccggcatctccactgggtctccactgcaagccacggttcatcttcacactgcccatggccatttccaaaacacaagaccatgttgcaaactcaatgaccctctttccagcatttactccacaataccaggtagggtgccaatttgttaatccaggggggattaaagcagactttgaagaacaggacactccttgagcactcaggccccttcaaaagagtcgacattctttctgttgccccagcgcaggtcagctagcccagtatcaaaggttgtaatctctcagttgcagctgaacgggcaagagttcacccaaagatttttctttctgtgccatatccctctgcacacaccagttcatttctatgcaaagcaaccctgcacaacttctcaggacatgggcacaagagcaagcttctcacacaaactgctagcccagtccaggcaaagctttttctcaccctcataaaccaaacctcacagtccatagttcttattgcattcaggtcttgcagctcagaccagaacagtccatcaagctgtacttacagcactgcaaggcatctcttaggccaggtttcaactccttccacattcctcttgagaatcagctccaaaaggccaaagccacacagtcaggtgtctagcagcaaccccactcccggtaccactttactgttgcagtccggttcgcattgctggtagaaatcacccaaccaagagcagcttctgggaaaaagaggtttatttggcttacaggctcgaggggaagctccacgatggcaggggaaaacgatggcatgagcagagggtggatatcaccccctggccaacagaagatggaccacagcaacaggagggtgtgccaaacactggcatggggaaactggctataaagcccataagcccacccccaacaatacactccctccaggaggcattaattcccaaatatccatcagctgggaacctagcattcagaacacctaagtttatgggggacacctgaatcaaaccaccacattttctAGCCTAGCTAATGAGTTCCTGATTCAATAACtcagtctcaaaagaaaaggtggagagtgactcaGGAAGACACCAATGTTGATCTCTGGTCTTCACAAAAGGACATATGAGTCCATACaccaacatacacatgcacccacatacatacaaacatgcacagcACATACACATCCataccaagaaaacaaaaaataagaaactgtgcatttcttttcctctccaaGACAAGCTAAGAAATTCCTACACCACTCTAGTAAATTGTTTATGAGGTACAACCCTTGAGGAGAGTGCAGAGGATCTCTGCTCTTTGGTTCCAACCCACCTTGTGTTTGTACATACACTGTATGCATTAGAGTATGGTGATTATGGGTACAGACTTCCATTCCAGTTCTATTACATTCTAGCTGAGGGATTTTGAGTAAGCATCTTTATGCCTCTATAACTCATTTTTCTCACCTGTAAAGTGggctttattatatattattatatatttattttatttatatgtaatatatatgtatagtatttCCTTCCAGATTTTATTTGAAAGTTCAATAAGATGATTTATATGAAATGGTAAGAACTTTTCCTGGTATATAGTAATCACTCACTGAAAGTTATCTATTGCTATCAGACATATTGGGTGACTTATAAAGCCAttgttggactggaaagatggcttagcgattaatgtgcttgcctgtggagtctaCTGACCTACTAGAGAGTGGAGGTACCATGGGCAAGAATACAAAGCCATCTTTGGCTACTGTCTTTGGTGTCTAGGATacaagaggccctgactcacaaaaataaataaataaatagatttgagTTATTTGTCCTCAAGTTTCAAACCCAAAACTATAAGGCTGAAAGTTTAGGAAATTAGTTTTAATCAAATAAGATCTGTTATTGTTAGAAAATAATTCCATGTCTCCTTAGCCATCACCTGCTGACTGAATTAATTCCACATattgtttgcttctttctttgtataAAGACCTTTGAGGATATATCTTcccaaagaacaaaaaagaatcagGTCAGCTGTGGGCTGAGAGGGTCATGTTCAGCAAGTGAGGAGCCAGTGTCACTGCACACCGAGCAGTATTGCTGCTTTCTCCCAGGAGGAGTGCAGAGCAGGGAAGGCACCTGCAGTGAGACACTGGAAGGGTGGCCCAAAgcttttccaaagccttaagacGCTTTCTCAGAAACCAATAGTCAAACCCTGAGTCATTGAAAGGgatattcaaaatattctgaaagaaacaaaagtttTATGCATTTCTCACTTTGTCCGGTGGAATGTAGTGTTGGGAGAGAGGAATTACCAATAGTGGGATCTCTCATAAGGACTTATTTGTCCCCACAATACTTGTCAGTTAAGAACACCGATTCACCATTAGAGATACATATATTAAGGCTCTTAACACTATGACAACCACATGGCTAACACCCAACCTCTAATAACATATGTCAGGTCCAAGCACAAAGTCATGGAATTACAGAAATTGTTTAGATTTTTACATCAAGCCCCAGAAAGGCTAagcaatatatttaaattaattgaaATGTTAATGTAGAGCTGAATCTAAAGGTTTAGAAGATATCTCCTCAAAggtctttataaaaagaaagaagcgggctgaagagatggcttagtggttaagcgcttgtctatgaagcctaaggaccctggttcaaggcttgattccccaggacccacgttagccagatgcacaagggggtgcacgcgtctggagttcgtttgcagtggctggaagccctggcgtgcccattctctctctctctctctctctctctccctccctccttccctccctctctctgtcactctcaaataaataaataaaaataaacaaaaacaatttaataaaaaagaaggaagcaaacAATATGTGGAATTAATTCAGTCAGCAGGTGATGGTTAAGAAGACATGGAATTATTTTCTAACAATAGCAGACCTTATTTGATTAAAACTAAAGCCAAGGTATTTCCCTTTGTATCCCACCCTCAAATTGATCAATATCCACTAAAATGATTGTATGTCCTTGAATCTATATGTTAGGATGCGACTTCCAATAATTAAACAGTGAAGTTTCAccttctgggtttttgtttttgtttttggtcctGTAATATTTGTGAGATAGTAAATAGACTTCAAAAAAATTTCTTTGgccttttaaaaacacttttatgtacatatgtgtgtatatgtgttccaAGGTCTTGTGCTACTGAAAAATGAATAtctgcctggctttatatgggcagctggggaattgaaccctcaactagtaggctaagccatctctgcctcTGCCACTaaagttttttgttattgttgttgttttggggttttgttttgttttgttttgttttgttttgttttgttttgttttggtagggtctcactctagctcaggctgatctgtaattcactatgtagtctcaaggtggcctcgaactcaggcgattctcctacctctgcctcccaagtgctgggattaaaggagtgcgccaccacacccagcccttttgtatttttttttttttttttttttgagacagagtcacatgtagctcaggctggtcctgAACATATTATGTAGCTTAAGTGAGACTTGAACTATTGATCTTCCAGCCAAATGCTGAAAtaatgtgtgccaccttgccaaTTAATGTAGTACCAGGCATTAAATCCAGGGCTTTGAGCATgcaaggtaagcactctaccaacagaGCTATATGCCTGGCCCAAGGATCCACATTTGAATTCCTTAAAAAATAGTCAGACTAAGGATAAAAGTTTTGAAATGCTTGGCCAGCCATCCCAGCAGACCCAACTTCACAGGCATGCAAATTGCAAAGTCATCAGGACTCTAAACTTGAAGCAGCTATACTTTATTAGTACTTCATGGTCACCTTCTTGACATTCTTAATAAGTTTCAAGGGactcataatttcattttgcacTGCTTTCTATGATTTGTGTAGCTGTCCTTACATCCCACTCTAGAAATGAGTTACCCACTGCTAGGTTTCCATCTTTGAATGCAAGATTCTCTAATTCAGAATGTTGTCACTAGAACGGGACATCCCTTTTATGATCTTTTCCTGTCTTATCAACTTTGCAAGAAAAgatatttctctctgtttgctgCCTGTAAACCTTATATTGTAAATGCAAAGTAGAGGTTTCACACCTTGTTGGTTCTGAGCCTGCAGAATAATTCACCACCAAGATATCCTTTGAAAATTTTGCAAAGCCACCAGGAGTCAAGATGTGACCATACTGATAAAACAGGGGGACTGAAAACTATTTCTTTACACCTGGGTTTTCTTTCTGAAAACTGGCTGTAATTGTTCATTATGTGTCAGCAAGATTTCAAAATGTACTTCATGCAATCCTAGGTCTAAGCCAATTAGGGAGTCAGTAAGACAAAACTGACACCTTGGTTTCCCTTGTCCTCTGTGATCAGTGGTCATATCCTCAGCACTCACAACCCAGTTAGTTCATTCAGACTCTGGTGTAGATTTCCCCCACTCAGTATGAGTCAGTGATGGATTCATGCCTTCACCCTATTCTGACTCCCCCAACTCCTTGACATCATGTGGGCTCAGCCCAGGAAAGAAGCCGGTCCTGTGCAATGGAAGTCCACGCAGCCTCAGATTTTCCCCACAATTTGACTCATAAAAATTTCAGAGGTTAGTTTGCTGAATCCCCTTTCTCCTCTAGGCCATTTTGAATAGTGGTTCAATAAATAATGGAGACATTGTACTTATGCAACACAATTTTCAGTTACCAAGATTCCCAATTTTATGTCAGATGTGATTTTATTAGTGATCTAGACAGCCATGGTCctactttaaatgatttttatacgttttcatcttttaaaattgtttaatgaATTTATCAGCAATTCTGAAATCTCCTAGTTGATACCCAGTGGTGACTTCTGGAGACTTCTCCACATTATATGTGACCTTCACATCCATACTTGGAGACGATGGGTTGGATTATTATAGTTGGGAACACTGGTGATTTCATGGTTCTGGTTTTTGGTATGCTGTGCATCTCTTTCAGAGATGTCACATTTATGCATCCTCTTTCAGAATTCTGTAAACATGCAGGGATCCTGGGGACTGTTATTGCTGCTTCCGGCTTATGCTTCTCAGTgtcttgaagattttttttttttttttagcaaacaaacaaaaaatttcattttttattagttttgtattcagcaaataaaggcagtttggtaccattattagggtcatctgtgacctacccctccccattggcccctccttgttg
This window contains:
- the Ifng gene encoding interferon gamma, yielding MKSTGYILAFQVCIILGSCSWYCQATFIAELDKLKEYFNASKSDVANGEILFLNISKKWQEEKDKIIQSQIVSFYFKLFDTVKDKHIQASIDAIKEDLVVKFFNNSVDKLWDFLNITQISVNNQLVQRKAINELRGVLRNLMPAQRKRKRSPCCFGALARQNKNRPARVI